In Rhodamnia argentea isolate NSW1041297 chromosome 11, ASM2092103v1, whole genome shotgun sequence, one genomic interval encodes:
- the LOC115753476 gene encoding E3 ubiquitin-protein ligase rnf8 isoform X3: MAHEVIGPVRGMESVVASVSGYHGSERFDLIKLISSVGASYVGAMSSSTTHLVCRRFEGQKYDLARKFKTHVVNHWWVEECIKQGKRVPEHPYTLESGEEAGPLLLPVPINPNPYIMVKKHKVLFDGSNFASSSMRQITDSAFEDNGTDVWTDSHLLKECPELNRSSKRSLRGKRITTPHEESHVSPSRCFGRREVKLFSGKGDSSSAESSKRRRNLVKRNAKRETLKLTASDSDRECYVVGVDDTHRDLTTPSEHLNGEFVGTRKGGTRNGFYGHEGAMNGIIEDVDEIQDWNHDHRPSPEELFLKDLADTLERVSKDEPNSEKLRIEIDDVSQTDYINSLPSSVELSCVICWTEYSSTRGILPCGHRFCYSCIRNWSDHMSSRRKTSTCPLCKISFVSITKVEDSSGSEQKVYSQTIPHDQSTSEVYVVTDQERTSSRSESFGAQVCSECHSREPEDLLISCHLCHTRCIHSYCLDPPLLPWTCVHCKDLQMLFHLPR, translated from the exons ATGGCGCACGAAG TTATTGGTCCTGTCCGAGGCATGGAATCTGTTGTGGCTTCCGTCAGTGGATACCATGGTTCGGAGCGCTTTGATCTTATTAAGCTAATTTCTTCAGTTGGAGCTAGCTACGTTGGAGCCATGTCGAGCTCGACCACGCATTTG GTTTGCAGAAGATTTGAAGGGCAAAAATATGATCTCGCCAGGAAGTTTAAAACACATGTAGTCAATCATTGGTGGGTGGAAGAGTGCATAAAGCAAGGAAAGCGTGTTCCAGAACATCCCTACACATTGGAAAG TGGGGAAGAAGCGGGACCATTGCTGTTGCCAGTCCCCATAAATCCTAACCCCTACATCATGGTGAAGAAGCATAAAGTACTTTTTGATGGGTCGAATTTTGCCAGTTCATCAATGAGACAAATAACTGATTCAGCTTTTGAAGATAACGGAACTGATGTTTGGACTGACTCTCATTTGTTGAAGGAG TGTCCAGAGTTGAATCGGTCATCTAAAAGGTCGTTGAGAGGAAAAAGAATCACTACCCCGCATGAAGAGTCACATGTTAGTCCATCTAGATGTTTTGGGAGAAGAGAAGTGAAGTTATTCAGTGGCAAAGGAGATTCTTCTTCGGCTGAATCTTCTAAAAGGCGCAGAAATTTGGTGAAAAGGAATGCTAAAAGAGAGACTTTGAAGTTAACTGCCTCAGACTCTGACCGGGAATGCTATGTAGTTGGAGTTGATGACACACACAGGGACTTAACAACTCCATCTGAACATTTGAATGGTGAGTTTGTCGGTACCCGAAAAGGAGGGACACGAAATGGATTTTATGGGCATGAGGGAGCAATGAATGGCATTATTGAAGATGTTGATGAGATTCAGGATTGGAATCACGATCATCGGCCTTCTCCTGAGGAATTATTTCTAAAGGATTTAGCGGATACCCTTGAAAGAGTTTCAAAAGATGAACCAAATTCAGAGAAGTTACGTATTGAGATTGATGATGTAAGCCAGACTGATTATATTAACAGTTTACCGTCATCAGTGGAGTTATCGTGTGTTATATGTTGGACGGAGTACAGTTCAACCAGAGGGATACTACCATGTGGACATAGATTTTGTTATTCATGCATTCGGAATTGGTCTGACCATATG TCTTCAAGGAGAAAAACTTCAACTTGTCCCCTGTGTAAGATAAGTTTTGTTAGCATCACAAAGGTGGAAGATTCTTCTGGTTCAGAGCAAAAAGTATACTCCCAGACCATTCCACATGACCAATCAACTAGCGAAGTCTATGTTGTGACTGATCAAGAAAGAACAAGTTCCAGATCCGAG TCATTTGGAGCACAAGTTTGTAGTGAATGTCACTCTCGTGAACCGGAGGATCTTCTCATCAGTTGCCACCTGTGCCATACCCGTTGCATCCATTCCTACTGCTTGGATCCCCCTTTGCTACCGTGGACATGCGTTCACTGCAAGGATCTCCAGATGCTTTTCCATCTTCCCCGCTAA
- the LOC115753476 gene encoding E3 ubiquitin-protein ligase rnf8 isoform X2 has translation MAHEGPPDPTHVIGPVRGMESVVASVSGYHGSERFDLIKLISSVGASYVGAMSSSTTHLVCRRFEGQKYDLARKFKTHVVNHWWVEECIKQGKRVPEHPYTLESGEEAGPLLLPVPINPNPYIMVKKHKVLFDGSNFASSSMRQITDSAFEDNGTDVWTDSHLLKECPELNRSSKRSLRGKRITTPHEESHVSPSRCFGRREVKLFSGKGDSSSAESSKRRRNLVKRNAKRETLKLTASDSDRECYVVGVDDTHRDLTTPSEHLNGEFVGTRKGGTRNGFYGHEGAMNGIIEDVDEIQDWNHDHRPSPEELFLKDLADTLERVSKDEPNSEKLRIEIDDVSQTDYINSLPSSVELSCVICWTEYSSTRGILPCGHRFCYSCIRNWSDHMSSRRKTSTCPLCKISFVSITKVEDSSGSEQKVYSQTIPHDQSTSEVYVVTDQERTSSRSESFGAQVCSECHSREPEDLLISCHLCHTRCIHSYCLDPPLLPWTCVHCKDLQMLFHLPR, from the exons ATGGCGCACGAAGGTCCCCCAGATCCCACGCATG TTATTGGTCCTGTCCGAGGCATGGAATCTGTTGTGGCTTCCGTCAGTGGATACCATGGTTCGGAGCGCTTTGATCTTATTAAGCTAATTTCTTCAGTTGGAGCTAGCTACGTTGGAGCCATGTCGAGCTCGACCACGCATTTG GTTTGCAGAAGATTTGAAGGGCAAAAATATGATCTCGCCAGGAAGTTTAAAACACATGTAGTCAATCATTGGTGGGTGGAAGAGTGCATAAAGCAAGGAAAGCGTGTTCCAGAACATCCCTACACATTGGAAAG TGGGGAAGAAGCGGGACCATTGCTGTTGCCAGTCCCCATAAATCCTAACCCCTACATCATGGTGAAGAAGCATAAAGTACTTTTTGATGGGTCGAATTTTGCCAGTTCATCAATGAGACAAATAACTGATTCAGCTTTTGAAGATAACGGAACTGATGTTTGGACTGACTCTCATTTGTTGAAGGAG TGTCCAGAGTTGAATCGGTCATCTAAAAGGTCGTTGAGAGGAAAAAGAATCACTACCCCGCATGAAGAGTCACATGTTAGTCCATCTAGATGTTTTGGGAGAAGAGAAGTGAAGTTATTCAGTGGCAAAGGAGATTCTTCTTCGGCTGAATCTTCTAAAAGGCGCAGAAATTTGGTGAAAAGGAATGCTAAAAGAGAGACTTTGAAGTTAACTGCCTCAGACTCTGACCGGGAATGCTATGTAGTTGGAGTTGATGACACACACAGGGACTTAACAACTCCATCTGAACATTTGAATGGTGAGTTTGTCGGTACCCGAAAAGGAGGGACACGAAATGGATTTTATGGGCATGAGGGAGCAATGAATGGCATTATTGAAGATGTTGATGAGATTCAGGATTGGAATCACGATCATCGGCCTTCTCCTGAGGAATTATTTCTAAAGGATTTAGCGGATACCCTTGAAAGAGTTTCAAAAGATGAACCAAATTCAGAGAAGTTACGTATTGAGATTGATGATGTAAGCCAGACTGATTATATTAACAGTTTACCGTCATCAGTGGAGTTATCGTGTGTTATATGTTGGACGGAGTACAGTTCAACCAGAGGGATACTACCATGTGGACATAGATTTTGTTATTCATGCATTCGGAATTGGTCTGACCATATG TCTTCAAGGAGAAAAACTTCAACTTGTCCCCTGTGTAAGATAAGTTTTGTTAGCATCACAAAGGTGGAAGATTCTTCTGGTTCAGAGCAAAAAGTATACTCCCAGACCATTCCACATGACCAATCAACTAGCGAAGTCTATGTTGTGACTGATCAAGAAAGAACAAGTTCCAGATCCGAG TCATTTGGAGCACAAGTTTGTAGTGAATGTCACTCTCGTGAACCGGAGGATCTTCTCATCAGTTGCCACCTGTGCCATACCCGTTGCATCCATTCCTACTGCTTGGATCCCCCTTTGCTACCGTGGACATGCGTTCACTGCAAGGATCTCCAGATGCTTTTCCATCTTCCCCGCT GA
- the LOC115753476 gene encoding E3 ubiquitin-protein ligase rnf8 isoform X1, which translates to MAHEGPPDPTHVIGPVRGMESVVASVSGYHGSERFDLIKLISSVGASYVGAMSSSTTHLVCRRFEGQKYDLARKFKTHVVNHWWVEECIKQGKRVPEHPYTLESGEEAGPLLLPVPINPNPYIMVKKHKVLFDGSNFASSSMRQITDSAFEDNGTDVWTDSHLLKECPELNRSSKRSLRGKRITTPHEESHVSPSRCFGRREVKLFSGKGDSSSAESSKRRRNLVKRNAKRETLKLTASDSDRECYVVGVDDTHRDLTTPSEHLNGEFVGTRKGGTRNGFYGHEGAMNGIIEDVDEIQDWNHDHRPSPEELFLKDLADTLERVSKDEPNSEKLRIEIDDVSQTDYINSLPSSVELSCVICWTEYSSTRGILPCGHRFCYSCIRNWSDHMSSRRKTSTCPLCKISFVSITKVEDSSGSEQKVYSQTIPHDQSTSEVYVVTDQERTSSRSESFGAQVCSECHSREPEDLLISCHLCHTRCIHSYCLDPPLLPWTCVHCKDLQMLFHLPR; encoded by the exons ATGGCGCACGAAGGTCCCCCAGATCCCACGCATG TTATTGGTCCTGTCCGAGGCATGGAATCTGTTGTGGCTTCCGTCAGTGGATACCATGGTTCGGAGCGCTTTGATCTTATTAAGCTAATTTCTTCAGTTGGAGCTAGCTACGTTGGAGCCATGTCGAGCTCGACCACGCATTTG GTTTGCAGAAGATTTGAAGGGCAAAAATATGATCTCGCCAGGAAGTTTAAAACACATGTAGTCAATCATTGGTGGGTGGAAGAGTGCATAAAGCAAGGAAAGCGTGTTCCAGAACATCCCTACACATTGGAAAG TGGGGAAGAAGCGGGACCATTGCTGTTGCCAGTCCCCATAAATCCTAACCCCTACATCATGGTGAAGAAGCATAAAGTACTTTTTGATGGGTCGAATTTTGCCAGTTCATCAATGAGACAAATAACTGATTCAGCTTTTGAAGATAACGGAACTGATGTTTGGACTGACTCTCATTTGTTGAAGGAG TGTCCAGAGTTGAATCGGTCATCTAAAAGGTCGTTGAGAGGAAAAAGAATCACTACCCCGCATGAAGAGTCACATGTTAGTCCATCTAGATGTTTTGGGAGAAGAGAAGTGAAGTTATTCAGTGGCAAAGGAGATTCTTCTTCGGCTGAATCTTCTAAAAGGCGCAGAAATTTGGTGAAAAGGAATGCTAAAAGAGAGACTTTGAAGTTAACTGCCTCAGACTCTGACCGGGAATGCTATGTAGTTGGAGTTGATGACACACACAGGGACTTAACAACTCCATCTGAACATTTGAATGGTGAGTTTGTCGGTACCCGAAAAGGAGGGACACGAAATGGATTTTATGGGCATGAGGGAGCAATGAATGGCATTATTGAAGATGTTGATGAGATTCAGGATTGGAATCACGATCATCGGCCTTCTCCTGAGGAATTATTTCTAAAGGATTTAGCGGATACCCTTGAAAGAGTTTCAAAAGATGAACCAAATTCAGAGAAGTTACGTATTGAGATTGATGATGTAAGCCAGACTGATTATATTAACAGTTTACCGTCATCAGTGGAGTTATCGTGTGTTATATGTTGGACGGAGTACAGTTCAACCAGAGGGATACTACCATGTGGACATAGATTTTGTTATTCATGCATTCGGAATTGGTCTGACCATATG TCTTCAAGGAGAAAAACTTCAACTTGTCCCCTGTGTAAGATAAGTTTTGTTAGCATCACAAAGGTGGAAGATTCTTCTGGTTCAGAGCAAAAAGTATACTCCCAGACCATTCCACATGACCAATCAACTAGCGAAGTCTATGTTGTGACTGATCAAGAAAGAACAAGTTCCAGATCCGAG TCATTTGGAGCACAAGTTTGTAGTGAATGTCACTCTCGTGAACCGGAGGATCTTCTCATCAGTTGCCACCTGTGCCATACCCGTTGCATCCATTCCTACTGCTTGGATCCCCCTTTGCTACCGTGGACATGCGTTCACTGCAAGGATCTCCAGATGCTTTTCCATCTTCCCCGCTAA